The Leadbettera azotonutricia ZAS-9 genome has a window encoding:
- a CDS encoding helix-turn-helix domain-containing protein produces the protein MNEIEFFWQRVKQLIKKKKATQAEVARVCGFSLRTFQGWIAKDVSPTVTEAYRLAKVLGVTVEYLMSGKDRRIKDIESRIKSAESLLEQAKLKLDQTG, from the coding sequence ATGAATGAAATAGAGTTTTTTTGGCAGCGCGTAAAACAGCTGATTAAAAAGAAAAAGGCAACCCAGGCGGAAGTGGCAAGGGTCTGCGGGTTTTCTCTCCGTACCTTTCAAGGCTGGATTGCCAAGGACGTATCGCCCACTGTTACCGAAGCCTATCGTTTAGCCAAGGTTCTGGGGGTCACTGTCGAATACCTGATGTCCGGGAAAGACAGGCGGATAAAAGATATTGAATCACGGATAAAAAGCGCTGAATCCCTTTTGGAACAAGCCAAATTAAAATTAGATCAAACAGGGTGA
- a CDS encoding type II toxin-antitoxin system VapC family toxin has translation MIFLDTDTISYYFAGNNKIKEKIIETMDTGEQICLTAINVYEVLKGLKWRNNKNKEEQFNEFLQNIRVYTLDDGSISNAADIYADLRRNGITIGDADILIAGIVINNNGTLITNNTQHYQGIKKLRLKNWI, from the coding sequence ATGATATTTCTTGACACAGATACTATATCATATTATTTTGCAGGTAATAATAAAATTAAAGAAAAAATAATTGAAACCATGGACACAGGAGAACAAATTTGTTTAACCGCAATAAATGTCTATGAAGTGTTAAAGGGTCTTAAATGGAGAAATAACAAAAACAAGGAAGAACAATTTAATGAATTTTTGCAAAATATTAGAGTTTATACACTTGATGATGGATCTATTTCTAATGCCGCAGATATTTATGCTGATTTACGAAGAAATGGAATAACAATAGGAGATGCAGATATATTAATTGCAGGAATCGTGATAAATAATAATGGAACACTAATCACAAATAATACACAACATTATCAAGGTATAAAGAAATTAAGATTAAAAAATTGGATATAG
- a CDS encoding helix-turn-helix domain-containing protein, whose translation MNEIEFFWQRVKQLIKKKKATQAEVARVCGFSLRTFQGWIAKDVSPTVTEAYRLARVLGVTVEYLMSGKDRRIKDIESRIKSAESLLEQAKLKLDQTG comes from the coding sequence ATGAATGAAATAGAGTTTTTTTGGCAGCGCGTAAAACAGCTGATTAAAAAGAAAAAGGCAACCCAGGCAGAAGTGGCAAGGGTCTGCGGGTTTTCTCTCCGTACTTTTCAGGGCTGGATAGCCAAGGACGTGTCGCCCACTGTTACCGAAGCCTATCGTTTAGCCAGGGTTCTGGGGGTCACTGTCGAATACCTGATGTCCGGGAAAGACAGGCGGATAAAAGATATTGAATCACGGATAAAAAGCGCTGAATCCCTTTTGGAACAAGCCAAATTAAAATTGGATCAAACAGGGTGA
- a CDS encoding serine hydrolase domain-containing protein produces the protein MRGNNYVKNYIGVTTPGAAIVIVKNDKIIFSKGYGCADLENKIPVNPQRTIFEYGSISKLFVWTSIMQLVEQGKLDLDTDARNYLPEEINKTLVKFKHSFTIRELMNYVAGLVIYLIFLPIFRYIK, from the coding sequence GTGAGGGGAAATAATTATGTAAAAAATTATATTGGCGTAACAACACCCGGCGCAGCTATTGTCATTGTAAAAAACGATAAAATTATTTTCTCAAAGGGTTATGGTTGTGCGGATTTAGAGAATAAAATTCCGGTTAACCCCCAACGCACCATTTTTGAATATGGTTCTATCAGTAAACTGTTTGTCTGGACTTCAATTATGCAGCTAGTTGAACAAGGCAAATTGGATTTAGATACGGACGCGAGAAATTATTTACCTGAAGAAATCAATAAAACTCTGGTTAAATTCAAACATTCTTTTACTATACGGGAGTTAATGAATTATGTCGCTGGGTTGGTGATTTATTTGATTTTTTTACCTATTTTTCGTTATATAAAATAA
- a CDS encoding STAS-like domain-containing protein — MNIKIQNFGENLLNRPSGREAFLMAKAYIFKDIKPGEEIVLDFEEIKVMTPSWLDEFITGIKTEFNNELKYINTENPSVSASLKTVLS; from the coding sequence ATGAATATAAAAATACAGAATTTTGGAGAAAATCTGCTCAATAGGCCATCCGGGCGGGAAGCTTTTTTAATGGCAAAGGCATATATTTTTAAAGATATAAAACCGGGCGAAGAAATTGTGTTGGATTTTGAGGAGATAAAGGTTATGACCCCTTCCTGGCTGGATGAATTTATAACAGGAATAAAAACGGAATTTAATAATGAATTAAAATATATTAACACCGAAAATCCATCAGTTAGTGCGTCATTAAAGACAGTATTGTCATAG
- a CDS encoding IS256 family transposase, whose protein sequence is MTQEEILGQEGLLKQLTGKLLSRVMNAEMDEHLGYEKNSNAGDNSGDSRNGYSEKTVLTENQSAVIQVPRDRNGTFEPKILPKHQRRLPIFNDQVISMYSFGMTDRDIKSHLEKIYNVEVSPELISRVTAAVLEEVKEWQNRQLEKSYAIVYLDAMRVKTKQDGKSCTKSVYVALGVNFEGQKEVMGLWIAENEGAKFWMGVLNEIKNRGVEDILIACMDGLTGFPDAVRAVYPKTRVQLCIVHMVRNSTKFVSYKDLKKVCADLKAVYSAATEEAGRDALEEFAKTWNAKYPMIYQSWDTHWDDLNEFFKYPPEIRKAIYTTNAIESLNYQLRKVTKNRSTFPNDDAIFKILYLAIRNASEKWTMPVWDWGMALNQFAIIFGNERVPF, encoded by the coding sequence ATGACTCAGGAAGAAATCTTGGGTCAAGAGGGATTATTAAAGCAGCTTACCGGGAAACTGTTGAGCCGGGTCATGAATGCCGAGATGGACGAACATTTGGGCTATGAAAAGAATTCCAACGCCGGGGACAATTCGGGGGACAGCCGAAACGGGTACAGTGAAAAGACAGTCCTGACAGAGAATCAGAGTGCAGTGATACAGGTACCACGGGACCGCAACGGAACGTTCGAGCCAAAGATACTGCCGAAACATCAAAGACGGCTCCCAATTTTTAATGACCAGGTCATTTCGATGTATTCCTTCGGGATGACTGATCGTGATATTAAATCACACCTGGAAAAAATATATAACGTGGAAGTCTCCCCTGAATTGATAAGCCGTGTCACTGCAGCGGTGCTGGAAGAAGTGAAGGAGTGGCAAAACCGGCAACTGGAAAAATCCTATGCTATCGTGTATTTAGACGCCATGAGGGTAAAGACCAAACAAGACGGAAAAAGCTGCACCAAGAGCGTTTACGTGGCTCTGGGAGTTAATTTTGAAGGCCAGAAGGAAGTAATGGGCCTGTGGATAGCGGAGAACGAAGGGGCTAAGTTTTGGATGGGCGTCCTGAATGAAATAAAGAACCGTGGTGTGGAAGACATTCTTATTGCCTGCATGGATGGCCTTACCGGCTTCCCTGATGCGGTACGGGCAGTATACCCCAAAACCCGTGTCCAGTTGTGTATCGTCCACATGGTTCGTAATTCAACCAAATTCGTTTCGTACAAAGACCTGAAAAAAGTCTGCGCTGATCTCAAGGCCGTTTATTCGGCGGCCACCGAGGAAGCTGGTCGTGACGCATTGGAAGAATTCGCTAAAACATGGAATGCCAAATACCCAATGATATATCAGTCCTGGGACACCCACTGGGATGACTTGAACGAATTTTTCAAATACCCGCCTGAAATCCGCAAAGCAATTTACACGACCAATGCTATTGAGTCATTAAATTACCAGCTACGGAAAGTAACAAAAAATCGCTCGACATTTCCAAACGATGATGCTATATTCAAGATATTATATTTGGCAATTAGGAATGCGTCAGAGAAATGGACAATGCCGGTATGGGATTGGGGGATGGCGCTCAACCAATTCGCCATTATTTTTGGCAATGAACGGGTTCCGTTCTAA
- a CDS encoding alpha-2-macroglobulin family protein: MKNIPSAIYTTGVVLAILVALFSISCKRQKAEEGAGGAAVFSGSYVSTGKPVQDLSAYRIAYYEAAPDAGGAGVAGAVQESDEPFRIVDYGPVEEIPQEIKKPSIYVVFSQPVVPLAQLGDPIREDAGFFAIDPPLKGVYRWYGSRLLSFEPDADSMPQHQYTITVSDKIKSLGGKTLEGARTFGFETERLGVLAWSLGTGDYWVSSWNADPADARVMSIYFSYPVDLKEIAKWIEIRAGGRTFPFALSRLPKIDEKRYSPEQGVLLTVSEPLPLDSRVDLAILEGARSQPGWLGSKEEKVYDFHTLLPFAFRGASVRSAARPRTEEGDTIPIALEFSQPVDPENAPSFFSVEGIPGIGKENFHVYGSTVVLNRLPLEYGKSYTVKISGRVKDLWGRTLGQDITVRADVGEANSYAYFLNRGSRMLEAGFPPKVVWETQNPVALRSLVKEAAGPYEQIPLASLKDQDISKLPRNSKRFFMEDLAPFLGAGGKGSAAMRWEYQTRSQWEKGRINKEDTWLTVQVTDIGLTVRYAYNKVLVWTTHLSTGAPVAGAKAELLEGTNTVKTITTDSRGLAVFEFPDGDFVSRFTNPSSSIENGKVGKGLRIRVSESGGAKAGGDQVEFIPNESHNLWRFSIEASATPFTVEQQRPVVFLFTDRGLYRPGETVTFRGIDRNLNRGKYEAYSGSYTVEASAGYYDGPVVANLKGMATKNGGSYGSFALPEKLDPGQYTLRYTRGEGIKGGPDSRAVVQTITFTVANFERLRFESSLAFPDIPVYLGDKITGSLKASYLAGGALTGAPYTYYWTREPAGFNPGGNWQNWRFGPELYDGRYYISQGEGNLGPDGSSDISQLAAADGVEGSAYRYRLEASVQDAARQEISAHGAALVHPAGFYIASRLDTGTLKAVDASASTPSAWFLSEGTPATLSWALVDPEGSAPAATQGLEVAAQLVHYEWKQSRQQGVNGRINLNWERVEEIVEEKTFNLEKGVSSGVLPFTPAGSGQWEVRLRSRDVQDRIAVTRFGFYVSGAGWVRWGSSDADSITLTPDRSKYAPGDTAKILVRSPLPKGKYLLTIEREGIISEKILELDGSARTIEIPVEENWVPIVYVAIASFTVRPGAPENTYYEPDLDKPKGLFGLTSLYVDNETRHYKIEIEPGKGAYGPAEQADVKLKVTLNGKPAAGVELSFMAVDRGVVDLIDYHVPDPLAYFYNPSNFPLGVRGADSRSLLIDPVTYALTDLQGGDDEDNSKLEERKDFRPTAVFEPYLVTGADGTVSVKFGLPDSLTTYRCTAVAVGMDDFGIQEKDLRVSAPLTATAALPRKLRWRDTGTVSLVLTNLENEAAQAKVSLLIEKAPSESESLWPSVLEVDGEAEQTVDIAPGTSREVSFRVAAVGAGDAQLTFTLRSPKVNERIIKRITVDRPVLYETVTVIGNLGNDNAFIEEGVVLPSLIPEGTGSLSVSLSASRLAALKEAVRYLLDYPYGCLEQRTGRLLPLIAFGDHLEAFDLDSPVKDPKKTVEDELKDLSKSQLGDGSFPYWPGGRYSNAFVSIRVAHVLALAKKKGYDVPAAINTQALLRYIANLDNSERLWFPKDPFVKGYSLWIRAMHGEKIGTDITDFLKRGDELGISGWSFAGLAAMELGRKDLASSTRDRVKRFIRPGTRSLDLTDTYERKGNYWGYDADRYALALMLYQSLSPDDDMTTRLATSLIERQRRGVWTNTASSFWGLLAFGMVGDYERQEGTDFVSRLSLGGADLENAEFHSYGGAPVSRSWALADPPVGELQRDTLLPLRIEREGTGRLYYTASLRYGIPSELASARDEGLGVFVETFDTNGNKISDGKLVPGKTYVRKVTVSTSRDRTFVALRAPVPSGAEIIDVVFVTSSTSAPDSKPVDTDDYWQNREEPPLRFVMDDEIRFHWDFFPAGKKEVEFRFRAVMPGVYPVPPASAECMYEEEIFGRASGELIRIQNLTQ; encoded by the coding sequence ATGAAAAATATACCTTCGGCAATTTATACCACCGGGGTGGTTCTTGCCATTCTGGTTGCCCTTTTTTCCATATCCTGCAAGAGGCAGAAGGCCGAGGAGGGCGCCGGGGGGGCTGCGGTTTTTTCCGGTTCCTATGTGTCCACGGGAAAGCCTGTGCAGGATCTTTCGGCTTACCGCATTGCGTATTACGAGGCTGCTCCTGATGCCGGGGGGGCGGGGGTTGCCGGGGCTGTTCAGGAAAGCGACGAGCCTTTCAGGATTGTGGATTATGGCCCGGTTGAGGAAATCCCCCAGGAAATTAAAAAACCTTCTATATATGTGGTCTTTTCCCAGCCTGTGGTTCCCCTGGCGCAGCTTGGCGATCCGATTCGGGAAGACGCGGGGTTTTTTGCCATAGACCCGCCCCTTAAGGGGGTGTACCGCTGGTACGGATCGCGGCTCCTTTCCTTTGAGCCTGACGCCGACAGCATGCCCCAGCATCAGTACACCATTACGGTTTCCGATAAAATCAAATCCCTCGGCGGGAAGACGCTTGAGGGGGCAAGGACTTTTGGCTTTGAAACTGAACGTCTTGGGGTGCTTGCCTGGAGTCTTGGGACCGGCGATTATTGGGTGAGTTCCTGGAACGCCGATCCTGCGGATGCCAGGGTTATGAGCATTTACTTTTCCTATCCTGTGGATCTCAAGGAGATCGCCAAATGGATTGAGATACGGGCGGGGGGCAGGACTTTCCCCTTTGCCCTTTCGCGTCTTCCAAAAATCGATGAGAAACGTTATAGCCCGGAGCAGGGTGTTCTTCTTACTGTTTCTGAGCCCCTCCCCCTGGATAGCCGTGTGGACCTTGCGATTTTGGAAGGGGCGAGATCCCAGCCGGGCTGGCTCGGTTCAAAAGAAGAGAAGGTGTACGATTTCCATACCCTCCTTCCTTTTGCGTTTAGGGGAGCGTCGGTGCGTTCGGCTGCCAGGCCGCGGACTGAAGAAGGGGACACTATTCCCATTGCCCTGGAATTCAGCCAGCCGGTTGATCCTGAAAATGCCCCTTCGTTTTTTTCTGTCGAAGGCATTCCCGGGATTGGGAAAGAAAATTTCCATGTCTACGGAAGCACTGTGGTTCTCAACAGGCTGCCTCTGGAATACGGGAAATCCTACACGGTGAAGATTTCCGGGAGAGTCAAGGATCTTTGGGGCAGGACTTTGGGGCAGGACATTACGGTGCGGGCTGATGTGGGCGAGGCCAATAGCTATGCCTATTTCCTCAACCGCGGCTCCCGCATGCTTGAGGCGGGTTTCCCGCCCAAGGTGGTGTGGGAGACCCAGAACCCGGTGGCTTTGAGATCCCTTGTCAAAGAAGCTGCGGGGCCTTATGAGCAGATCCCCCTGGCGAGCCTTAAGGATCAGGATATTTCCAAGCTGCCCAGGAATTCCAAGCGCTTTTTTATGGAGGATCTTGCCCCCTTCCTCGGTGCGGGAGGCAAGGGTTCTGCTGCCATGCGCTGGGAGTACCAGACTCGTTCCCAGTGGGAGAAGGGCCGCATAAATAAAGAAGATACCTGGCTTACCGTACAGGTTACGGACATCGGCCTTACGGTGCGTTATGCGTACAACAAGGTTCTGGTTTGGACGACTCATCTTTCCACAGGCGCACCTGTAGCGGGGGCCAAGGCTGAGCTTTTGGAAGGCACTAATACTGTTAAAACAATTACTACCGATAGCCGGGGCCTTGCGGTTTTTGAATTTCCCGATGGCGATTTTGTTTCGCGCTTTACCAATCCTTCCTCGTCAATCGAAAACGGCAAGGTAGGCAAGGGCCTCCGCATACGGGTAAGCGAATCCGGCGGCGCCAAGGCAGGCGGGGATCAGGTTGAGTTTATTCCCAACGAGAGCCACAATCTCTGGCGTTTTTCCATTGAAGCAAGCGCTACGCCTTTTACTGTGGAACAGCAAAGGCCGGTGGTTTTCCTTTTTACCGACCGGGGGCTTTACCGGCCCGGCGAGACGGTGACATTCAGGGGCATAGATCGCAATCTTAACCGAGGCAAGTACGAAGCCTATTCGGGTTCTTATACGGTGGAGGCTTCCGCTGGTTACTACGATGGTCCTGTGGTGGCAAATCTTAAAGGGATGGCTACGAAAAACGGCGGGAGCTACGGCTCTTTTGCGCTGCCCGAAAAACTCGATCCCGGCCAGTATACCCTGCGTTATACCCGGGGCGAAGGCATTAAGGGCGGCCCTGATTCAAGGGCTGTTGTTCAGACTATTACTTTTACTGTTGCTAATTTTGAACGTCTCCGTTTTGAATCTTCCCTTGCTTTTCCCGATATACCGGTATATTTGGGTGATAAAATTACCGGAAGCCTCAAGGCTTCTTATCTTGCGGGAGGCGCCCTCACCGGCGCGCCCTATACTTACTACTGGACCAGGGAGCCTGCGGGTTTCAATCCGGGGGGTAATTGGCAGAACTGGCGTTTCGGCCCCGAGCTGTATGACGGCAGGTATTATATAAGCCAGGGCGAAGGGAACCTCGGCCCTGACGGCAGCTCTGACATCAGCCAGCTTGCGGCAGCCGACGGGGTTGAGGGCTCGGCCTATCGCTACCGGCTTGAAGCCTCGGTGCAGGACGCTGCACGGCAGGAAATTTCCGCCCATGGCGCTGCCCTTGTGCATCCGGCTGGGTTCTACATAGCCTCGCGGCTTGATACGGGGACACTTAAGGCGGTTGATGCTTCCGCTTCGACACCTTCGGCCTGGTTCCTTTCCGAAGGGACGCCGGCAACATTGAGTTGGGCCTTGGTTGACCCTGAGGGCAGCGCCCCGGCGGCGACTCAGGGGCTTGAGGTAGCGGCCCAGCTTGTGCATTACGAGTGGAAACAGTCGCGGCAGCAGGGCGTGAACGGAAGGATCAACCTTAACTGGGAGCGGGTTGAAGAAATCGTTGAAGAAAAAACCTTTAATCTTGAAAAGGGGGTATCCTCCGGCGTTCTGCCTTTTACCCCTGCAGGAAGCGGCCAGTGGGAAGTTCGGCTCAGGAGCAGGGATGTACAGGACAGAATCGCAGTAACGCGCTTTGGTTTTTACGTGAGCGGCGCGGGCTGGGTACGTTGGGGTTCTTCTGATGCCGACAGTATTACGCTTACCCCGGACAGATCAAAATATGCTCCTGGGGATACTGCGAAAATTCTGGTGCGTTCGCCCCTGCCTAAAGGGAAATACCTTCTTACTATCGAACGGGAAGGCATTATTTCGGAAAAAATACTGGAACTTGACGGCTCGGCCCGCACTATTGAAATCCCCGTCGAAGAAAATTGGGTGCCTATAGTATATGTGGCTATTGCCTCGTTTACGGTACGTCCGGGTGCTCCCGAAAATACCTACTACGAACCTGACCTTGACAAGCCCAAAGGCCTTTTTGGTCTTACGAGCCTCTATGTGGACAATGAAACCAGGCATTACAAGATAGAGATTGAGCCGGGCAAGGGCGCTTACGGTCCTGCTGAACAGGCTGATGTAAAACTCAAGGTGACTTTAAACGGGAAGCCTGCGGCAGGGGTGGAATTGAGCTTTATGGCAGTGGACAGGGGAGTAGTGGATCTTATCGACTACCACGTGCCTGATCCCCTGGCTTATTTCTATAATCCGAGTAATTTCCCATTGGGTGTACGCGGTGCGGACAGCCGTTCCCTCCTTATAGATCCGGTAACCTATGCGCTGACCGACCTCCAGGGTGGGGATGACGAGGATAATTCCAAGCTTGAAGAACGCAAGGACTTTAGGCCGACCGCAGTCTTTGAGCCGTATCTTGTTACCGGGGCTGACGGAACTGTGTCGGTCAAGTTTGGCTTGCCCGATTCCCTTACCACGTACCGCTGTACCGCAGTGGCTGTGGGCATGGACGATTTTGGCATACAGGAAAAGGATCTCAGGGTAAGCGCGCCTCTTACGGCGACTGCGGCCCTTCCCCGCAAACTGCGCTGGCGGGATACGGGAACTGTTTCCCTTGTTCTGACTAATCTTGAAAACGAAGCTGCTCAGGCGAAAGTTTCCCTGTTGATAGAGAAGGCCCCTTCTGAAAGCGAAAGCCTTTGGCCTTCTGTGCTTGAAGTTGACGGGGAAGCCGAACAGACCGTGGATATTGCTCCTGGGACAAGCAGGGAAGTTTCCTTCAGGGTAGCCGCTGTAGGCGCCGGGGATGCCCAGCTGACTTTTACGCTGCGGTCGCCAAAAGTGAATGAACGCATAATCAAGCGTATTACTGTTGACAGGCCCGTGCTTTATGAGACTGTTACTGTTATTGGCAATCTTGGTAATGATAATGCTTTTATCGAGGAAGGCGTTGTGTTGCCTTCGCTTATTCCCGAAGGAACCGGGAGCCTTTCCGTTTCCCTTTCGGCTTCGAGGCTTGCCGCGCTAAAAGAGGCGGTGCGTTACCTTTTGGACTATCCCTATGGCTGCCTTGAGCAGAGAACAGGAAGGCTTCTTCCGCTTATTGCCTTTGGGGATCATCTTGAGGCTTTTGATTTGGATAGCCCTGTGAAAGACCCCAAAAAAACAGTGGAGGATGAATTAAAGGATCTGTCCAAGAGCCAGCTCGGTGATGGTTCATTCCCTTACTGGCCAGGGGGCAGGTACAGCAATGCTTTTGTTTCAATACGGGTAGCCCATGTTTTGGCCCTGGCGAAAAAGAAGGGCTACGATGTGCCTGCTGCCATCAATACCCAGGCCTTGCTCCGCTATATTGCCAACCTTGATAATAGCGAGCGGCTTTGGTTCCCGAAGGATCCTTTCGTCAAAGGCTATTCCCTCTGGATTAGAGCCATGCATGGGGAGAAAATCGGAACAGACATAACGGACTTCCTTAAGCGCGGGGATGAATTGGGGATTTCCGGCTGGAGTTTTGCAGGTCTTGCTGCCATGGAATTGGGCAGGAAGGATCTTGCTTCTTCTACCAGAGACAGGGTTAAGCGTTTTATACGTCCCGGGACCAGATCCCTCGATCTTACAGATACCTATGAGCGAAAAGGAAACTATTGGGGCTATGATGCGGATCGCTATGCCCTTGCCCTCATGCTCTACCAGTCCTTGAGCCCCGATGATGATATGACCACCCGCCTGGCAACTTCCCTTATCGAACGCCAGCGCCGGGGGGTGTGGACCAATACCGCGTCCTCCTTCTGGGGTCTTCTGGCTTTCGGGATGGTGGGCGACTATGAGCGGCAGGAAGGAACTGATTTTGTTTCCCGTCTGAGCCTGGGCGGTGCAGACCTTGAAAATGCGGAATTCCATTCCTACGGCGGCGCGCCGGTTTCGCGTTCCTGGGCCCTGGCTGATCCGCCTGTCGGCGAACTTCAGCGTGACACCCTCCTTCCCCTGAGGATAGAAAGGGAAGGAACAGGCAGGCTCTATTACACCGCAAGCCTTCGTTATGGGATTCCCTCAGAGCTTGCTTCGGCACGGGATGAGGGCCTCGGTGTCTTTGTTGAAACTTTTGATACCAACGGCAATAAGATAAGCGATGGCAAACTTGTTCCCGGTAAAACCTATGTGCGCAAAGTTACTGTCTCTACTTCCCGGGATCGTACCTTTGTGGCTCTAAGAGCCCCTGTCCCTTCGGGGGCAGAAATCATAGACGTGGTTTTTGTCACCAGTTCTACTTCTGCGCCTGATTCAAAGCCTGTAGACACTGATGACTACTGGCAGAATCGGGAAGAGCCCCCCCTGCGTTTTGTTATGGATGACGAGATCCGTTTCCATTGGGACTTTTTTCCGGCAGGGAAAAAGGAAGTGGAATTCCGTTTCAGGGCTGTTATGCCCGGCGTGTACCCTGTGCCCCCTGCCTCTGCCGAATGCATGTACGAAGAGGAGATATTTGGCAGGGCTTCGGGCGAATTGATTCGTATACAAAATCTGACCCAATAA
- a CDS encoding mechanosensitive ion channel family protein, whose product MNKWIFELWANYSDAILGFGRKLLVAAIIIVLRWLLIRLGERLIHKATTGKIQFDETLASALKLVINYGSAIICIIMILDLFGVNTASLIALLGAAGVAVGLALKNTLSNIAAGIILLVQRSFKKGDIIECGAVSGIVREMDLFTTRLENSDGIFISVPNSALWGPPLKNFSRNNKRRIDFTVTVTAPQSADDVFAVLKDAAAGESRFLPQHHPQIVVQSIGENSVTVMLRAWVYSRDYAAVYADQVKNIREKFEAAGLAIPFPQSTIQVVKD is encoded by the coding sequence ATGAATAAGTGGATCTTTGAATTATGGGCTAATTATTCTGATGCGATCCTGGGGTTTGGCCGCAAGCTTTTAGTTGCCGCCATTATCATTGTGTTGAGGTGGCTGTTGATACGGTTGGGTGAACGGCTCATCCACAAGGCTACTACAGGCAAGATTCAGTTTGATGAGACCCTTGCGTCTGCTTTGAAGCTCGTGATCAATTACGGTTCGGCGATTATTTGCATCATCATGATACTAGACCTTTTTGGGGTGAACACTGCAAGCCTTATCGCCCTTCTCGGCGCCGCAGGGGTAGCCGTAGGTCTTGCTTTGAAAAATACCTTAAGCAATATCGCTGCAGGCATTATCCTTTTGGTTCAACGCTCTTTTAAAAAAGGGGATATTATCGAGTGCGGGGCTGTTTCCGGTATTGTGAGGGAAATGGATTTATTTACCACCAGGCTTGAAAATTCTGATGGGATTTTTATCAGTGTCCCCAATTCTGCATTATGGGGGCCGCCTCTTAAAAATTTTTCCCGCAACAACAAGCGGCGCATTGACTTTACAGTCACCGTGACTGCTCCCCAATCGGCCGACGATGTCTTCGCTGTATTAAAGGATGCAGCCGCAGGGGAGAGCCGATTTCTCCCCCAGCATCACCCCCAGATTGTGGTGCAATCGATTGGAGAGAATTCGGTTACAGTGATGCTGCGGGCCTGGGTGTATAGCAGGGACTATGCTGCTGTATATGCCGATCAGGTTAAGAACATAAGGGAAAAATTTGAAGCCGCGGGCCTGGCTATACCATTCCCGCAGAGTACAATACAAGTTGTCAAAGACTAA